The following coding sequences lie in one Sphingobium sp. KCTC 72723 genomic window:
- a CDS encoding glycosyltransferase, with the protein MFQSRRPATRAFSVAVYLYEPGDGGLDRVAILLANHLLRRGVPVELWMARTDGPTAHLIDPALTVRRVPAPQGKRRLAMIAQFPALAAMVRRYRPDILYSAGNQSNMLVALAALGSATQAVARISNPIIRPGQAGIGAWARLRRFRAIARLCAMTIVMGDHDRMLLANSGAIRLLPRPTVTVAMEQARADRMPRDPAAPFQLLMVGRLAPQKDQALALDALARLPHMNWRLTIAGQGPLLADLQARCRSLGLTDRVTFAGYVGDPDDLAALMGQSDLLLQPSRWEGLCATLIEALACGAGVVATDSTPNIRPLLADAGQHPVVPVGDVDAFARAIDRALSHPASPALMASAVRDHCVDRALDLYCRSFAALAGRSEIHPTASPAFR; encoded by the coding sequence ATGTTCCAGTCACGCCGACCCGCGACCCGCGCATTTTCGGTCGCGGTCTATCTGTACGAGCCGGGCGATGGCGGGCTGGACCGGGTCGCAATTCTGCTGGCCAACCATCTGTTGCGGCGCGGCGTGCCAGTGGAATTGTGGATGGCGCGCACGGACGGCCCGACCGCGCATCTGATCGACCCGGCGCTGACGGTGCGCCGGGTGCCTGCGCCACAGGGTAAGCGACGCCTGGCAATGATCGCCCAGTTTCCTGCGCTGGCCGCCATGGTGCGCCGCTATCGGCCTGATATTCTCTATTCGGCGGGCAATCAGAGCAATATGCTGGTCGCGCTCGCCGCACTGGGTAGTGCGACGCAGGCGGTGGCGCGGATTTCCAATCCGATCATACGCCCCGGACAGGCAGGAATCGGCGCATGGGCGCGATTGCGGCGGTTCCGCGCCATTGCCCGACTGTGCGCCATGACCATCGTGATGGGCGATCATGATCGCATGTTGCTGGCGAATAGTGGTGCGATCCGGCTGTTGCCCCGGCCCACGGTAACCGTTGCGATGGAGCAGGCGCGGGCCGACCGGATGCCGCGCGATCCCGCTGCGCCGTTCCAACTGCTGATGGTCGGGCGGCTGGCGCCGCAGAAGGATCAGGCATTGGCGCTCGATGCGCTGGCACGATTGCCGCACATGAACTGGCGGCTGACGATTGCGGGGCAGGGACCGTTGCTGGCCGATTTGCAGGCGCGGTGCCGGTCGTTGGGGCTGACCGACCGGGTGACTTTTGCCGGCTATGTCGGCGATCCCGACGATCTGGCGGCGCTGATGGGGCAGTCGGACCTGCTGCTTCAACCTTCGCGGTGGGAGGGGTTGTGCGCGACCCTGATCGAGGCGCTGGCCTGCGGGGCTGGCGTGGTCGCGACCGACAGCACGCCCAATATCCGCCCACTGCTGGCCGATGCCGGGCAGCATCCCGTAGTGCCGGTCGGTGATGTCGATGCCTTTGCCCGCGCGATCGATCGGGCGCTGTCCCACCCTGCGTCGCCCGCGCTGATGGCCAGCGCCGTCCGCGACCACTGCGTCGATCGCGCGCTCGACCTCTATTGCCGCAGTTTCGCCGCGCTGGCAGGACGATCGGAAATTCATCCAACGGCATCGCCAGCCTTTCGCTGA
- a CDS encoding HPr-rel-A system PqqD family peptide chaperone yields the protein MEATQYYRVDTGDAVLSCPLDDIVLLYHIRSGQTHMVISPVPEILGRMADGAPVCARDMCDRLAQDYDLGPAQDALAQIGDHLDALVALGLVRAA from the coding sequence ATGGAAGCAACGCAATATTATCGGGTGGATACGGGGGATGCCGTCCTGTCCTGCCCGCTCGACGACATCGTCCTGCTCTACCATATTCGGTCCGGCCAGACCCATATGGTGATCAGTCCGGTGCCGGAGATCTTGGGTCGCATGGCCGATGGCGCACCCGTTTGCGCGCGCGATATGTGCGATCGGCTGGCGCAGGATTATGATCTGGGTCCGGCGCAGGACGCACTGGCGCAGATTGGCGATCATCTCGATGCGCTGGTGGCGCTGGGGCTGGTGCGCGCGGCATGA
- a CDS encoding HprK-related kinase A, translated as MRHELTLRIGPATFRIGSAWRGPIDQLSRLYAVYPDAAGAIADFTVRLQPTSAIRQWVRPSIFITGDHGLADAAPMRLSHGLLAAEMGMNLQMALGWRRHLLLHASSVEKDGRVLVMTGESGSGKSTLAALLGERGWRLMGDEFALLDMATGAIMPFPRLVSLKNRAIDVVSGQVGEGRMGPLLAATAKGDIRHMVPRADAVARMDEGGMPALLLFPRFGHDRDVRPVGQAEIFMRLTQASTNYVALGEAGFTALTRFVRGVPARAIDFPTGDDAIAMVERLWEEMA; from the coding sequence ATGAGGCATGAACTGACCCTGCGCATCGGCCCTGCGACCTTTCGCATCGGGTCTGCATGGCGCGGGCCGATCGACCAGCTTTCGCGGCTATATGCGGTCTATCCCGACGCGGCGGGCGCCATCGCCGACTTCACCGTGCGGTTGCAGCCGACCAGTGCGATCCGCCAATGGGTCAGGCCATCCATTTTCATCACCGGCGACCATGGGTTGGCCGACGCGGCACCCATGCGCCTGTCGCACGGCCTGCTGGCAGCGGAAATGGGTATGAACCTGCAAATGGCGCTGGGCTGGCGGCGGCACCTGCTGCTCCATGCGTCGAGCGTGGAGAAGGACGGGCGGGTGCTGGTGATGACCGGCGAATCGGGTTCGGGCAAATCCACGCTGGCAGCGCTGCTGGGCGAGCGCGGCTGGCGATTGATGGGCGATGAATTTGCGCTGCTGGACATGGCAACAGGCGCGATCATGCCGTTTCCGCGCCTCGTCAGCTTGAAGAACCGGGCTATCGACGTGGTGTCGGGGCAGGTGGGCGAAGGGCGGATGGGACCGTTGCTGGCCGCCACCGCCAAGGGCGATATTCGCCACATGGTGCCGCGCGCCGACGCGGTCGCACGAATGGACGAAGGCGGGATGCCCGCCTTGTTGCTGTTCCCGCGTTTTGGCCATGATCGTGATGTGCGGCCAGTGGGGCAGGCGGAAATCTTCATGCGGTTGACGCAGGCATCGACCAACTATGTCGCGCTGGGGGAGGCCGGCTTTACCGCGCTGACCCGATTTGTGCGTGGCGTCCCCGCGCGCGCGATCGACTTTCCGACCGGGGACGATGCCATCGCCATGGTAGAGCGGCTTTGGGAGGAAATGGCGTGA
- a CDS encoding nucleotidyltransferase family protein, with the protein MSAALLVRALRDPASVAGLDAAGWNGLIAAARAERLIATLAVQIEGLPVPDAVEPMLADARLDAAREARQALWEADRAAQALRALDVRVVLLKGTAYAAAGLKAGAGRFIGDLDILVPRDRLDAVEQALFAAGWEWAKPDPYDDAYYRQWMHELPPMIHATRDRMIDVHHTILPLTARPRPDAATLIAAAEPAGNGLYMLSAEDRVCHAVAHMLADGDLQGGLRNLWDIYGLLAEADPAALDRRVAIHGLAAHVRQARRLAASLYGAGARLTLWDRAVRARLLARDGWGRETRKALVFAFFVRSHWLRMPPLMLARHLWTKWRKGHRPQ; encoded by the coding sequence GTGAGCGCGGCGCTGCTGGTGCGCGCGCTGCGCGATCCTGCGTCGGTTGCGGGGCTGGATGCGGCGGGCTGGAACGGCCTGATCGCAGCGGCGCGGGCCGAGCGGCTGATCGCCACGCTGGCCGTGCAGATTGAGGGTTTGCCGGTGCCGGATGCGGTCGAACCAATGCTGGCCGACGCCCGGCTGGACGCTGCGCGGGAAGCGCGGCAGGCCTTGTGGGAAGCGGACCGGGCGGCGCAGGCGTTACGCGCGCTCGACGTGCGGGTCGTGCTGCTCAAGGGGACGGCCTATGCCGCGGCGGGGCTGAAGGCGGGCGCAGGGCGCTTCATTGGCGACCTCGACATATTGGTGCCGCGCGACCGGCTGGACGCAGTCGAACAGGCCTTGTTCGCGGCGGGATGGGAATGGGCCAAGCCCGATCCCTATGACGACGCCTATTATCGCCAATGGATGCACGAACTCCCCCCGATGATCCACGCGACGCGCGACCGGATGATCGATGTGCATCACACGATATTGCCGCTGACCGCGCGCCCAAGGCCCGATGCAGCGACGCTGATCGCAGCGGCGGAACCCGCAGGCAACGGCTTATATATGCTGTCGGCGGAGGATCGCGTCTGCCACGCAGTCGCGCATATGCTGGCCGACGGGGATTTGCAGGGCGGATTGCGCAACCTCTGGGACATATATGGCTTGCTGGCGGAGGCGGACCCGGCAGCGCTGGATCGTCGCGTGGCGATCCATGGGCTTGCCGCGCATGTGCGGCAGGCGCGCAGACTGGCGGCGTCGCTGTATGGCGCGGGCGCGCGGTTGACGCTTTGGGATCGCGCGGTGCGGGCGCGGTTGCTGGCGCGCGATGGCTGGGGCCGCGAAACGCGCAAGGCACTGGTGTTCGCCTTCTTCGTCCGCTCGCACTGGCTGCGGATGCCGCCGCTGATGCTGGCGCGGCATTTATGGACCAAATGGCGCAAGGGGCATCGACCACAATAG
- a CDS encoding amidohydrolase: MRHALSVLLAAASFTSTALAQTAPETPPAAAPAQSAIGAAIAKDMDGLMALYRDLHANPELSEQEVNTAAKLAKRLKAMKFDVTEKVGGTGVVAVMKNGSGPVLLIRADMDGLPVVEQTGLPFASKVRTKTPEGVETGVMHACGHDTHMTAFIETARLLAARKDDWKGTLVMILQPAEEVGRGARLMLEDGLYTRFPRPTHAIAFHDAANLEAGVIGYTPGYALANVDSVDVLVRGVGGHGAYPHTTKDPIVLGARIVTSLQTLVSREQEPQDPAVVTVGSFQGGAKHNIIPDEAKLLLTIRSYSDETRAKLIEGIKRIARGEAIAAGVPDDRMPVVTVKDEFTPSTFNPPEFAEKMADVLKGHFPQGKVVKTPAVMGGEDFSRFYRADKTINSFIFWVGGVPADRIAQAAAGQASLPSLHSPFWAPQADTLIATASEATTVLALDILKKE; encoded by the coding sequence ATGCGCCATGCGCTTTCCGTCCTGCTGGCCGCTGCCAGCTTCACGTCCACAGCCCTGGCCCAGACTGCGCCCGAAACGCCGCCCGCCGCTGCGCCTGCGCAAAGCGCAATCGGCGCGGCGATCGCCAAGGATATGGACGGATTGATGGCGCTCTATCGCGACCTGCACGCCAATCCCGAATTGTCGGAGCAGGAAGTGAATACCGCCGCCAAACTGGCCAAGCGCCTGAAAGCCATGAAATTCGACGTGACCGAAAAGGTCGGCGGCACCGGCGTCGTTGCGGTGATGAAGAACGGGTCCGGCCCTGTGCTGCTGATCCGGGCAGACATGGACGGATTGCCCGTGGTGGAACAGACCGGCCTGCCCTTCGCATCGAAAGTCCGCACCAAGACGCCCGAAGGCGTGGAAACCGGCGTCATGCACGCCTGCGGCCATGACACGCATATGACGGCCTTCATCGAAACCGCCAGGCTGCTGGCCGCGCGCAAGGACGACTGGAAAGGCACGCTGGTCATGATTCTCCAGCCCGCCGAGGAAGTGGGGCGCGGCGCGCGGTTGATGCTGGAGGATGGACTTTACACCCGCTTCCCGCGCCCGACCCATGCCATCGCCTTCCATGATGCGGCCAATCTGGAGGCGGGAGTCATCGGCTATACGCCCGGCTATGCGCTGGCCAATGTCGACAGCGTCGATGTGCTGGTGCGTGGCGTGGGCGGCCATGGTGCTTACCCGCATACGACCAAAGACCCGATCGTGCTGGGCGCGCGCATCGTCACCTCGCTCCAGACTTTGGTGAGCCGCGAGCAGGAACCGCAGGATCCCGCCGTCGTTACCGTCGGCAGCTTTCAGGGCGGGGCCAAGCATAATATCATTCCCGACGAAGCCAAGTTGCTGCTCACCATCCGCAGCTATTCCGACGAAACCCGCGCAAAACTGATCGAGGGGATCAAGCGCATCGCGCGCGGCGAAGCGATCGCGGCAGGCGTGCCGGACGACCGGATGCCGGTGGTGACGGTGAAGGATGAATTTACCCCCTCCACCTTCAACCCGCCCGAATTTGCCGAAAAAATGGCGGACGTACTGAAGGGCCATTTCCCGCAGGGCAAGGTGGTCAAGACCCCGGCCGTAATGGGCGGCGAGGATTTCAGCCGTTTCTACCGCGCGGACAAGACGATCAACAGCTTCATATTCTGGGTCGGCGGCGTTCCAGCGGACAGAATCGCGCAGGCCGCCGCCGGTCAGGCATCCCTCCCCTCGCTCCACAGCCCCTTCTGGGCGCCACAGGCCGACACGCTGATCGCCACGGCCAGCGAAGCGACGACGGTGCTGGCGCTGGATATTTTGAAGAAGGAGTGA
- a CDS encoding 3-hydroxybutyrate dehydrogenase, with translation MSKFLAGKTALITGSTSGIGLAYAKILAGEGANVVINGFGDADAIEKERLALEETSGGKALYCGHDLTKADQIEAMMKEAADAFGGVDILINNAGTQHVAPVEEFPVDKWNLIIALNLTSAFHTTRLAIPYMKSKKWGRIIQTASAHSLAASPFKSAYVTAKHGLAGFTKTVALEVATYGITANCISPGYVWTPLVENQIPDTMKARGLTREQVINDVLLAGQPTKQFVTVDQVASMALYLCSDAAASITGANMSIDGGWTAQ, from the coding sequence ATGAGCAAGTTTCTGGCTGGCAAGACGGCGCTCATTACCGGTTCCACTTCCGGCATCGGCCTGGCCTATGCCAAGATTCTGGCCGGGGAAGGCGCCAATGTCGTCATCAACGGCTTTGGCGACGCGGACGCGATCGAGAAGGAACGGCTCGCGCTGGAGGAAACGAGTGGCGGAAAAGCGCTCTATTGCGGCCATGACCTGACCAAGGCGGACCAGATCGAAGCGATGATGAAGGAAGCCGCCGATGCCTTTGGTGGCGTCGACATCCTCATCAACAATGCCGGCACCCAGCATGTCGCCCCGGTGGAGGAGTTTCCGGTCGACAAGTGGAACCTGATCATCGCGCTGAACCTGACCAGCGCGTTCCACACCACGCGGCTGGCCATACCCTATATGAAATCGAAGAAATGGGGCCGCATCATCCAGACCGCCAGCGCCCATTCGCTGGCCGCTTCGCCGTTCAAAAGCGCCTATGTGACCGCCAAACACGGTCTGGCCGGGTTTACCAAGACAGTTGCGCTGGAAGTGGCAACTTATGGCATCACTGCCAACTGCATATCGCCCGGCTATGTCTGGACACCGTTGGTCGAAAACCAGATTCCCGACACAATGAAGGCGCGCGGCCTGACGCGGGAGCAAGTGATCAACGACGTGCTGCTGGCCGGACAACCTACCAAGCAGTTCGTCACGGTGGATCAGGTCGCTTCCATGGCGCTATATCTGTGCAGCGATGCCGCCGCCAGCATCACGGGCGCCAACATGAGCATCGACGGAGGGTGGACGGCGCAATAA
- a CDS encoding DUF3734 domain-containing protein — protein sequence MANTPPPSAEAKPPRRARTPLPLPREVALLLQGGGALGSFQSGVYERLDELGVDVSWVAGISIGAVNAAIIAGNPPHRRISRLKKFWYTVSGGMPNIVLPEIDHIRELAHLAAAGTVATFGVPGMFRPRLWPATLMPEGSPGAISFYDSAPLVDTLNACVDWDLLNDGPVRLSVGAVDVESGNFAYWDTRGPGGNTRIDARHIMASGALPPGLPPVEIDGRWYWDGGIVSNTPLAHVLDHQTDDMLVFQVDLFPAEGPMPRQMTDVYSRQKDIQFSSRTRQVTDQYLRLRREHGAIKALLDKLPPELSDDAEAQQLRAMLDGGSVNIVHLIYRSRAWESGARDFEFSRPTILDHWAQGRDAVEEVMHKGDLIARNILDGKSATFDLDAPDHLKEKKA from the coding sequence ATGGCCAACACCCCTCCCCCTTCCGCAGAAGCCAAGCCCCCGCGCCGCGCGCGCACGCCGCTTCCCCTGCCCCGCGAAGTCGCCTTGCTGCTTCAGGGTGGCGGCGCGCTCGGCTCCTTTCAATCGGGCGTTTACGAACGGCTGGACGAATTGGGGGTGGATGTCAGCTGGGTCGCGGGCATTTCCATCGGCGCGGTCAATGCGGCCATCATCGCGGGCAATCCGCCCCATCGCCGGATCAGCCGGCTCAAGAAATTCTGGTACACCGTGTCGGGCGGTATGCCCAATATCGTGCTGCCCGAAATCGACCATATCCGCGAGCTGGCCCATCTGGCCGCTGCCGGGACGGTCGCGACGTTCGGCGTGCCGGGCATGTTCCGTCCGCGCCTGTGGCCCGCCACGTTGATGCCCGAAGGATCGCCCGGCGCAATCAGCTTCTATGACAGCGCGCCGCTGGTCGACACGTTGAACGCCTGCGTCGACTGGGATTTGCTGAATGACGGGCCGGTGCGCCTGTCGGTCGGCGCAGTCGATGTCGAAAGCGGCAATTTCGCCTATTGGGACACGCGCGGCCCCGGCGGCAATACGCGGATCGACGCGCGTCATATCATGGCGTCCGGCGCGTTGCCGCCCGGCCTGCCCCCGGTCGAAATCGACGGGCGCTGGTATTGGGACGGCGGCATCGTGTCCAACACGCCGCTCGCCCATGTGCTGGACCACCAGACCGACGATATGCTGGTGTTTCAGGTGGACCTTTTCCCCGCCGAAGGGCCAATGCCGCGGCAGATGACCGACGTCTATTCGCGCCAGAAAGACATTCAGTTCAGCAGCCGCACCCGGCAGGTGACCGACCAGTATCTGCGCCTGCGCCGCGAACATGGTGCGATCAAGGCGCTGCTCGACAAGCTGCCGCCCGAACTGAGCGACGACGCAGAAGCGCAGCAATTGCGCGCCATGCTGGACGGTGGATCGGTCAACATCGTCCACCTGATCTACCGCAGCCGCGCATGGGAAAGCGGCGCGCGGGACTTTGAATTTTCGCGCCCGACCATCCTGGACCACTGGGCGCAGGGCCGCGACGCTGTGGAGGAAGTGATGCACAAGGGCGACCTGATCGCCCGCAACATCCTCGACGGCAAGAGCGCGACGTTCGACCTCGACGCACCCGATCATCTCAAGGAGAAAAAGGCATGA